The sequence GCAGCAAGATTAATCACCGTATTATTGGGATTAGATctagaaagaaagagagtggTTTTTGTTTCTATAATGGATAGAGGCTGTCAATCCTCCGGTGATTCTACAATCACCAGTGTTAATAGCACTAGCACCACCATCAACAACAACCGAGATCACTATCTCAAACACCTCAACAAACTCTCTCACAAGATCTCCAAACCCCCCATCATCACCGCCACctccaccataaaaaaaaacccctttgATCAGCCAAATCAGCTGCAACCACAGCCATCATCACAACAGCCGCCAAATCAAGATCTGCAGGGGCAGCAGCAGCCTCCTGTTTACAATATAAACAAGAGTGATTTCCGTGACCTGGTACAAAAACTAACTGGATCTCCAGCTCACGAGAGATTCTCTACCCCTCCACCTATACACCCACCCAAACCTCAAAGCACTCGCTTACAACGTATTCGTCCTCCACCCTTGGTTCAAGTTAGCAACCGCCCTCCTCCTCTGCTAAACAGCGTCATCCCCCCTCCTCAACAAAAACCACTCACCACCGCCTCGAACCCCTACGCCACTAACACTTTCATCCAACGGTCAACGACACCTCTCTCACCATTGCCGCCATTCCCGGCGGTTCACGCGGCGGCTGAGTCGCCTGTTTCTGCTTACATGCGGTATCTCCAGAACACGCTCTCGGCTGTGGATTCTAACAAGCAGTTCTCGGGATTCTCGCCGCTGGCACCGCTTGTTTCATCTAGATGGGACAATCAAACAGCTTCAAAGCAGCAATTTCCCGTCCCGCCCCAGCAACAAGGAATAAATCCCTCGCAGTCAGCGGGAATGGTAGCGCCACAGGCACATGAACAGCCGCAGTTTCAATTGCCAATGTCACCTTTGCCTTTTGGATGCTTGAATTCACCGCGGTCTCCATATCCTTTGCTTTCGCCGTCTTCATTTCCTCTCTCACCCACAGTGCCTGTACATAGCCCTAGATGGAGAGGTctttaaaagtattaattaattttattcttcttcttcttcaggttAGCGTTGTTATTATTGCTATACAATAATAAACCTTGTCCTTTTAGTcatagggttagggtttttagatttaattcctttttattaatagtttatgtaaatattgttattaaaatttgattagcGGTGGTGGCTAGATTATACAAGTGTTTGCCGCTCTGGtcaattagggtttttatttttaaaatgaatatcatATCCAAGATTTGTGAAAAACCATAgatttcttatattttgttgGGTATTGGAGGGGGCAGGTTGTTCAAAATTTCAATGGTtacttttgatatatatatatatatatatatatatatatatatatatatatattttagttttaaggttatatatatatatatgtttttccaGTGTGCTACTTTGCAAATTGATAGTAGTACTATCTAAGTTGCTCACGTAAAATATAAATGTGCAATCCTAGCTTGAGTAGAAAAATTGCTCAAGGAATATTTTTGTCAAGTCATTATTCTATGGTATCGTCGTACCATAAGCGTACAAGTGGTTGGGTACCAAACCTTATTGATTTCATATTTGAAAATGCATTTACACcgtgatttataaaaattatttatttttattaaaaattatttttatatatttttgaattgtttagatgtgttgattaaaaaaaaatttatttatttttattaaaaattattttttatatattttttgaattgtttagatgtgttgattaaaaatatttaaaaaaaatattattttaatatattttgatataaaaaagattttaaaaataattataactatatttctaaaaaaaaaattatttagaaattaataaTGATCACACCTCCGGATTGCATTTTGGGATTCTTACAGGGATTAAGCAGATGCAGAATGGGTGTTGACAGCTCTGGGCAAAAGCTTTGCTAATGGCTTTGTGGGGTTCTAAATCTTTAACGTGGGCAAGAGTTTTCCTCTCTGGTTTGACTTTTCTACGCAATCAATGGCTTGTTGTTTTACCTGGATGCTTATGGTATCTGAATCACCACTAACTGCGCAGAAGTTACACTTGATGGTTTTGTAAATATCCTACTGATAGTTATAGACATAAGTCACACAGGCTTGGGTTGGGCTGAGTTTGGGTTTATCCAACCTAAGAACATATCTTAGGCTTGGGGTTAGGTTTATAATTCttcaaacttaaataaaaaattttgaataatttcttcaaacaaataattttttttagctataaaacatcaaatttaaaatcaaaattatcaagtttgattttttttttatatttgataatcaaaattaataatggagagaatttattttagtaattgTTTTAGCTCATGAATAAAACAATTTGTTAAAACCTGTATAGTTTTGTTAGCTAAAaatcttcaaatttaaaatcaaaatgtgAGGTTTGATTCAATTCTTTAgcccataaaaaattattttttgttagctcatgaataaaataatttgaat is a genomic window of Populus alba chromosome 5, ASM523922v2, whole genome shotgun sequence containing:
- the LOC118050461 gene encoding VQ motif-containing protein 9, with the translated sequence MDRGCQSSGDSTITSVNSTSTTINNNRDHYLKHLNKLSHKISKPPIITATSTIKKNPFDQPNQLQPQPSSQQPPNQDLQGQQQPPVYNINKSDFRDLVQKLTGSPAHERFSTPPPIHPPKPQSTRLQRIRPPPLVQVSNRPPPLLNSVIPPPQQKPLTTASNPYATNTFIQRSTTPLSPLPPFPAVHAAAESPVSAYMRYLQNTLSAVDSNKQFSGFSPLAPLVSSRWDNQTASKQQFPVPPQQQGINPSQSAGMVAPQAHEQPQFQLPMSPLPFGCLNSPRSPYPLLSPSSFPLSPTVPVHSPRWRGL